Proteins encoded by one window of Chondromyces crocatus:
- a CDS encoding ArnT family glycosyltransferase: MSGDEKRPDEGAERDEAATPEEAAVTEGTPSAQKHVEAAPSPGTTAPGRAVQPGPWARVVQAARHRPTLTLLGGGALLLLVLSLIAAPLRLPAGVVSGMAGFTAVMMMVVGLRRLRLDPPTIGLIVAGMGFYAVYLGYTEYGERNYDGSAQLEYIEHIVTKRQLPPAAKCLICHHPPLYYVLGAGVYSFFKATRVAPPVVGLQLFSLLITLGLAVYGVLTARRLLTAPRLVWLATALLMFWPYSVHNSVRVHNDTLVSMLLVAALYHAVCWYQEDRARDLYLSAAMCALGVLTKSSAYPLIGLLLVLMGLRLFRAGGRVLLLKRGAVVIALLAASLMLNTLRKGQGESGGERGLCHRVLGSACSVSPASLMGNKPYNYLYFDVEGFLHQPYVLTDRDDSGRQLFWSHLLKSSLFGTHNKIPDRETAYELNRDVAGVMAALLLAMMTFGFVASASAPREGWRRFGVLILSLVSLVGFLAAFRILLPAPHHTDFRHIFPAVVPASILYAAAVGHARRKGRAIAPLGEGLCVAFLALSVLYWTPKWGLVLKWSHRLVPMQLASVERLVPEGSAWDRDGNVLFEGNHTLQFKLGKKDVHEIDLTVDSNDRYEISLEGTEGARTVFVGPSQRGPGMVRYIETLDPPAVGVRELRLRAVKGDRAYSLGHLHLR, encoded by the coding sequence GTGAGTGGTGACGAGAAGCGACCCGATGAAGGCGCAGAACGAGACGAGGCCGCCACGCCGGAGGAGGCCGCCGTGACGGAAGGCACGCCGAGCGCGCAGAAGCACGTCGAGGCCGCTCCGTCTCCCGGGACGACAGCGCCGGGCCGAGCAGTGCAGCCGGGTCCCTGGGCGCGCGTCGTCCAGGCGGCACGGCATCGGCCGACGCTCACCCTCCTCGGAGGTGGAGCGTTGCTGCTGCTCGTCCTCTCCCTGATCGCGGCGCCGCTCCGGCTTCCCGCTGGGGTGGTCTCGGGCATGGCCGGGTTCACGGCCGTGATGATGATGGTGGTCGGGCTCCGGCGCTTGCGGCTGGATCCGCCGACCATCGGTCTGATCGTCGCCGGGATGGGATTCTATGCCGTCTACCTCGGCTACACCGAGTACGGGGAGCGCAACTACGACGGCAGCGCGCAGCTCGAGTACATCGAGCACATCGTCACCAAGCGGCAGCTCCCGCCGGCGGCGAAGTGCCTGATCTGCCACCATCCGCCGCTCTATTATGTGCTCGGTGCGGGGGTGTACTCGTTCTTCAAGGCGACCCGGGTGGCTCCCCCCGTGGTCGGGTTGCAGCTCTTCTCGCTCCTGATCACCCTCGGCCTCGCGGTGTACGGCGTGCTCACGGCGCGCCGGCTGCTCACGGCGCCGCGCCTCGTGTGGCTCGCGACGGCGCTGCTGATGTTCTGGCCTTACAGCGTCCACAACAGCGTACGCGTGCACAACGACACGCTGGTGAGCATGCTGCTGGTCGCGGCGCTCTACCACGCCGTGTGCTGGTACCAGGAGGATCGCGCGCGGGATCTCTACCTGTCCGCGGCGATGTGCGCGCTCGGTGTGCTCACGAAATCGAGCGCTTACCCGCTCATCGGGCTGCTGCTCGTGCTGATGGGGCTACGCCTCTTCCGCGCGGGAGGCCGCGTTCTTTTGCTGAAGCGAGGCGCGGTGGTGATCGCGCTCCTCGCAGCGTCGCTGATGCTGAACACGCTGCGCAAGGGCCAGGGGGAGAGCGGGGGAGAGCGGGGCCTGTGCCACCGGGTGCTGGGCTCGGCATGCAGCGTCAGCCCCGCCTCGCTGATGGGGAACAAGCCGTACAACTATCTCTACTTCGACGTCGAAGGCTTCCTCCATCAGCCCTATGTCCTCACCGACCGCGACGACTCGGGGAGGCAGCTGTTCTGGAGTCACCTGCTGAAATCGAGTCTGTTCGGCACGCACAACAAGATACCGGATCGCGAGACCGCCTATGAGCTGAACCGGGACGTTGCGGGCGTCATGGCGGCGCTCCTCCTCGCGATGATGACCTTCGGGTTCGTTGCGTCGGCGTCGGCGCCGCGGGAAGGCTGGCGTCGCTTCGGCGTCCTCATTCTCTCGCTCGTCAGCCTCGTCGGATTCCTGGCGGCGTTCCGGATCCTTCTGCCCGCGCCGCACCACACCGACTTTCGTCACATCTTCCCGGCGGTGGTGCCTGCGTCGATCCTCTATGCCGCCGCCGTGGGGCATGCTCGCCGCAAAGGACGGGCGATCGCGCCGCTGGGGGAGGGGCTCTGTGTCGCATTCCTCGCCCTGTCGGTGCTGTACTGGACGCCGAAATGGGGGCTTGTGTTGAAATGGAGTCATCGCCTCGTCCCCATGCAGCTCGCCTCCGTCGAGCGGCTCGTCCCCGAGGGATCTGCCTGGGACAGGGACGGGAACGTCCTCTTCGAGGGGAATCACACGCTGCAGTTCAAGCTCGGCAAGAAGGACGTTCACGAGATCGATCTGACGGTCGACAGCAATGATCGCTACGAAATCTCCCTCGAGGGCACGGAGGGCGCTCGCACGGTGTTCGTGGGGCCGAGCCAGCGAGGGCCTGGCATGGTGCGGTACATCGAGACCCTCGATCCTCCGGCGGTCGGCGTGCGCGAACTCCGGCTGCGTGCCGTCAAAGGCGATCGCGCTTATTCACTGGGACACCTCCATCTCCGATGA
- a CDS encoding serine/threonine-protein kinase: protein MDAGELITPNLRLVRPLGRGAGGEVWLAEHLALDARVAVKFIARGAEAGPKRIARFQREASAAAQIKSPHVAQVLDHGVTREGACFIAMELLEGETLRSRIQRLGKLPPDEVALLVGQAARGLARAHRLGIVHRDVKPDNLFVLDLDGELFLKIIDFGAAKRELPSTGTPLTATGNLVGTPLYMSPEHFLSAKDVDQQADLWSLAVVTYEALTGCVPFDGATMGALALALHRGTFTPPGQLQPELPPALDAWMARAFQREPHRRFPSARDLSDALTHAVTPEIPRPPPLPSLGRKPLRFARRAGVPRTRAWLTTIQAALLLAAGSMAALVVQERAVDAPLPPMKALPLPLPEAPPLVDLPSQPTISGLEPTAHAPEQLTPALETSAQPPEPLAPALDLEPPTPSRDAPSPPPPPEPQEATGAALDEGSQPPSSAPARRKRTPAEQFGI, encoded by the coding sequence ATGGATGCCGGAGAGCTGATCACGCCCAATTTGCGGCTCGTGCGCCCCCTTGGACGGGGCGCTGGCGGAGAGGTCTGGCTCGCCGAGCACCTCGCGCTCGACGCGCGCGTCGCGGTCAAGTTCATCGCCAGGGGCGCCGAGGCCGGCCCCAAGCGCATCGCGCGCTTCCAGCGAGAGGCCTCCGCCGCGGCCCAGATCAAGAGCCCCCACGTCGCTCAGGTCCTCGACCACGGCGTCACCCGCGAGGGCGCCTGCTTCATCGCCATGGAGCTGCTCGAAGGCGAGACGCTCCGCAGCCGGATCCAGCGACTCGGCAAGCTTCCGCCCGATGAGGTCGCGCTGCTCGTCGGACAGGCCGCGCGTGGGCTCGCTCGCGCCCACCGCCTCGGCATCGTCCACCGCGACGTGAAGCCGGACAACCTGTTCGTGCTCGATCTGGACGGCGAACTGTTCCTCAAGATCATCGACTTCGGCGCCGCCAAGCGAGAGCTCCCGAGCACCGGCACCCCGCTCACCGCCACCGGCAACCTCGTCGGCACGCCGCTCTACATGAGCCCCGAGCACTTCCTGAGCGCGAAGGACGTCGATCAGCAAGCCGACCTCTGGAGCCTGGCCGTCGTCACGTACGAGGCGCTCACCGGCTGCGTGCCCTTCGACGGCGCGACGATGGGAGCGCTCGCGCTCGCCCTCCACCGCGGCACGTTCACGCCTCCCGGACAGCTCCAGCCCGAGCTCCCCCCGGCCCTCGACGCCTGGATGGCGCGGGCGTTCCAGCGCGAGCCGCACAGACGCTTTCCCTCGGCCCGGGACCTCTCGGACGCGCTCACGCACGCCGTGACCCCCGAGATCCCAAGGCCTCCTCCCCTCCCCTCGCTCGGCCGAAAGCCGCTCCGCTTCGCCAGGCGCGCCGGCGTCCCTCGCACGCGCGCCTGGCTCACCACCATCCAGGCAGCGCTCCTGCTGGCCGCGGGCAGCATGGCCGCGCTGGTGGTGCAGGAGCGTGCCGTCGACGCGCCCCTCCCCCCCATGAAGGCCCTGCCGTTGCCCCTCCCGGAGGCCCCGCCGCTGGTGGACCTCCCCTCCCAGCCCACGATCTCGGGTCTGGAGCCCACCGCCCACGCCCCGGAGCAGCTCACCCCCGCGCTGGAGACGAGCGCACAGCCCCCCGAACCGCTCGCGCCCGCCCTGGACCTGGAGCCACCGACCCCGAGCCGAGACGCACCGTCGCCTCCACCCCCGCCCGAGCCGCAAGAAGCGACCGGCGCCGCTCTGGACGAGGGCAGCCAGCCTCCCTCGAGCGCCCCCGCGCGCCGCAAAAGGACGCCTGCAGAACAGTTCGGGATCTGA
- the aroB gene encoding 3-dehydroquinate synthase yields the protein MLELSGRAPLLLTGFMGAGKTTTGRLAAARAGVSFVDLDEAIADEARASVAAIFAEGGEAAFRAREREVLRRLLADRGPRVIALGGGTLLDPVLRREATAAACVVALVAPVSTLLERVRVGSPRPLLDRAPDREAQVRALLAERAPVYAEAHAQVGSDAAPEVVVEAVLRAWADRPLLVPLGARTYGVRFAGDAFPSIADAVRALHPSGVFVVTDETVGGLWGASLSRGLTTAGLAPRAVVTLPPGEEHKRLASVERALATILAAGADREALLVAHGGGVITDLGGFTAATLLRGVRWVAAPTTLLAMVDASVGGKTGVDLGEAKNAVGAFHQPAAVVLGPEQLATEEERGFRSGLSEAVKAACVGDAVLLDLLEGEAERVLARDPEVIGEVIRRSVAVKAGIVARDEHEAGERMLLNLGHTLGHALEAEGGFRRLRHGEAVSLGLVGELRAGKALGVTPAALVERVVTLLERLGQPTRLAEQPILAALPLIGLDKKRRGGGVRSVLLREAGDAVVETISIERLSRLFIEASAEG from the coding sequence GTGCTGGAACTTTCCGGGCGAGCGCCGCTCCTTCTGACCGGGTTCATGGGAGCTGGCAAGACGACCACCGGTCGGCTGGCTGCCGCGCGAGCAGGCGTCTCGTTCGTGGACCTGGACGAGGCCATCGCCGACGAAGCGAGGGCCTCGGTGGCGGCGATCTTCGCGGAGGGCGGCGAAGCGGCGTTTCGGGCGCGCGAGCGAGAGGTTCTCCGTCGCCTGCTCGCCGACCGCGGCCCGCGGGTGATCGCGCTCGGCGGGGGGACGCTGCTCGATCCGGTGCTCCGGCGCGAGGCCACGGCGGCGGCGTGCGTCGTCGCGCTCGTCGCGCCAGTGTCCACGCTCCTGGAGCGCGTCCGGGTGGGCAGCCCACGGCCTCTGCTCGACCGGGCGCCGGATCGGGAGGCGCAGGTCCGCGCGCTGCTCGCCGAGCGGGCGCCCGTCTATGCCGAGGCGCACGCGCAGGTCGGTAGCGACGCCGCGCCAGAGGTCGTCGTCGAGGCCGTCCTGCGCGCGTGGGCCGATCGTCCCCTGCTCGTGCCGCTGGGGGCGCGCACCTACGGGGTGCGCTTTGCAGGGGACGCCTTCCCCTCGATCGCCGACGCGGTCCGCGCCCTGCACCCCTCCGGGGTCTTCGTGGTCACGGACGAGACGGTGGGTGGGCTCTGGGGGGCTTCGCTCTCGCGAGGGCTCACGACGGCCGGGCTCGCGCCGCGCGCGGTGGTGACGCTGCCGCCTGGCGAGGAGCACAAGCGGCTGGCCTCCGTGGAGCGCGCGCTGGCGACGATCCTCGCCGCCGGTGCCGATCGGGAAGCACTCCTCGTGGCCCACGGGGGCGGGGTGATCACCGATCTCGGTGGGTTCACGGCGGCGACGCTGCTGCGCGGGGTCCGCTGGGTGGCCGCGCCGACGACGCTGCTGGCGATGGTGGATGCCAGCGTGGGAGGCAAGACGGGGGTGGACCTCGGCGAGGCGAAGAACGCCGTCGGCGCGTTCCATCAGCCCGCGGCGGTGGTGCTCGGTCCGGAGCAGCTCGCCACCGAGGAAGAGCGCGGGTTCCGGAGTGGCCTGAGCGAGGCGGTGAAGGCGGCGTGCGTGGGAGACGCGGTGCTGCTGGACCTCCTGGAGGGTGAGGCCGAGCGCGTGCTCGCCCGCGACCCGGAGGTGATCGGCGAGGTGATCCGCCGGAGCGTGGCCGTGAAGGCAGGGATCGTGGCGCGGGACGAGCACGAGGCGGGAGAGCGCATGTTGCTCAACCTGGGCCACACGCTGGGGCACGCGCTGGAGGCCGAGGGTGGGTTCCGGCGGCTGCGTCACGGCGAGGCGGTGTCGCTCGGTCTGGTCGGGGAGCTGCGCGCGGGGAAGGCCCTGGGGGTGACCCCGGCGGCGCTGGTCGAGCGTGTGGTGACGCTGCTCGAGCGGCTGGGGCAACCGACGCGGCTCGCCGAGCAGCCGATCCTGGCGGCATTGCCCTTGATCGGCCTCGACAAGAAGCGGCGCGGGGGCGGGGTGCGCTCGGTGCTGCTGCGGGAGGCCGGGGACGCGGTGGTCGAGACGATTTCAATCGAACGCTTGTCGAGGCTCTTCATCGAGGCTTCGGCAGAGGGCTGA
- a CDS encoding acetyl-CoA carboxylase biotin carboxylase subunit: MLRKILVANRGEIACRILRTCKRLGIATVAVYSDADAQAPHVAMADEAVRIGPAPVKDSYLNIEAILDAARTTGADGVHPGYGLLSEKRAFADAVAAAGITFIGPPPEVLDAFGDKIRAREVARKVGVLPPPGTDGPLDPADTEAVAREAERIGFPLLVKAAGGGGGIGMQIVPDAAKLARAVQACSDRGRQAFADPRVYLERYIEKPRHIEVQVLCDGKGGAVALGERECSVQRRHQKIIEETPSPAAFFQGSEGEARRQKLLSDALRVVTSVGYVGAGTVELVASQSGEIWFLEVNARLQVEHCVTEMVTGIDLVEQQIRVASGEALAPEILANERRGSSIEARVYAEDPAKKFAPQPGRVTRLAWPEAGEDLRIETGITEGLDVTPFYDPMLAKVVAFGETRADAIQRLDAALGATTLELTGPAGPAASNLTFLRKVLASEEFAGGQYDTSLAEALVKR; the protein is encoded by the coding sequence GTGCTCCGCAAGATCCTGGTCGCCAACCGCGGTGAGATTGCTTGCCGCATCCTCCGCACCTGCAAGCGCCTCGGCATCGCCACCGTGGCCGTCTACTCCGACGCCGACGCCCAGGCGCCGCACGTCGCCATGGCGGACGAGGCGGTCCGCATCGGGCCCGCGCCCGTCAAGGACAGCTACCTGAACATCGAGGCCATCCTCGACGCTGCCCGCACGACCGGCGCCGACGGCGTCCACCCGGGCTACGGCCTGCTCAGCGAGAAGCGTGCCTTCGCCGACGCCGTCGCGGCCGCCGGGATCACCTTCATCGGCCCTCCTCCCGAGGTGCTCGACGCCTTCGGTGACAAGATCCGCGCCCGCGAGGTCGCGCGGAAGGTGGGCGTCCTCCCACCGCCAGGCACCGATGGCCCGCTCGATCCTGCCGACACGGAAGCCGTCGCGCGCGAGGCCGAGCGCATCGGGTTCCCCTTGCTGGTCAAGGCAGCCGGCGGCGGTGGCGGCATCGGCATGCAGATCGTCCCCGACGCGGCGAAGCTCGCACGCGCCGTCCAGGCCTGCTCGGATCGCGGCCGCCAGGCCTTCGCCGACCCGCGCGTGTACCTGGAGCGCTACATCGAGAAGCCCCGGCACATCGAGGTGCAGGTCCTGTGCGACGGAAAGGGCGGCGCCGTGGCGCTCGGCGAGCGCGAATGCAGCGTGCAGCGCCGGCACCAGAAGATCATCGAGGAGACGCCCTCCCCCGCCGCATTCTTCCAGGGATCCGAGGGTGAAGCGCGACGCCAGAAGCTGCTCTCCGACGCGCTCCGCGTGGTCACCAGCGTGGGGTACGTGGGCGCCGGCACCGTGGAGCTGGTCGCGAGCCAGTCCGGCGAGATCTGGTTCCTGGAGGTCAACGCGCGCCTCCAGGTGGAGCACTGCGTGACCGAGATGGTCACCGGCATCGACCTCGTCGAGCAGCAGATCCGCGTCGCCTCGGGCGAGGCGCTCGCACCCGAGATCCTCGCGAACGAGCGGCGCGGCAGCTCGATCGAGGCCCGCGTCTACGCCGAGGACCCGGCGAAGAAGTTCGCGCCTCAGCCCGGTCGTGTCACCCGCCTCGCCTGGCCGGAGGCTGGCGAGGATCTGCGCATCGAGACCGGCATCACCGAGGGGCTCGACGTCACCCCGTTCTACGATCCCATGCTGGCGAAGGTGGTGGCCTTCGGCGAGACCCGCGCCGACGCCATCCAGCGGCTCGACGCCGCGCTCGGTGCGACGACCCTGGAACTCACGGGCCCCGCGGGTCCCGCGGCCAGCAACCTCACCTTCCTCCGCAAGGTGCTCGCCTCCGAAGAGTTCGCGGGCGGCCAGTACGACACCTCGCTCGCCGAAGCGCTCGTGAAGCGCTAG
- a CDS encoding metal-dependent hydrolase, which translates to MNGSPEAPERPIRAITRLMHPAKKREGEDTPYVEPRPFSPDCLRPRRTRFSFDLDDVPNYWVGGSPARTHLFNSINVFLVPFEEFMVRVLSDQGQRLDDPELRRQIRGFCGQEANHARAHQIFLDTLRAQGHDVDGFLHFADAMFSRVLERGLGRDLSLAAIAGFEHLTAFLAEFILDGEMLAQAPPALQELWKWHAAEELEHKALAFDLLRHVNGSYPLRIAGGALGAGIVFGFLGIGMALLFTEEGILFERRTLRETLELFFTRDKILTRSIPVMLDYLRPGFHPSQRDTRGMAERMFAQVELQVAEDVPRAA; encoded by the coding sequence ATGAATGGTTCTCCCGAGGCGCCGGAGCGCCCGATCCGGGCTATAACGAGGCTCATGCATCCGGCGAAGAAGCGCGAGGGTGAGGATACTCCGTACGTCGAGCCGAGGCCTTTTTCTCCCGACTGCCTCAGACCACGGCGCACGAGGTTCTCTTTCGATCTCGATGACGTGCCGAATTACTGGGTCGGTGGCAGCCCGGCCAGAACCCACCTCTTCAATTCCATCAATGTGTTCCTGGTGCCCTTCGAAGAGTTCATGGTGCGGGTGCTGAGCGATCAGGGTCAGCGCCTGGACGATCCCGAGCTTCGCCGCCAGATCCGCGGCTTCTGTGGACAGGAAGCGAATCACGCCCGCGCACATCAGATCTTTCTGGATACCCTGCGGGCACAAGGCCACGACGTGGACGGGTTTCTGCACTTCGCCGACGCGATGTTCTCGCGCGTCCTCGAGCGTGGCCTCGGTCGCGATCTGAGCCTCGCGGCCATTGCCGGGTTCGAGCACCTGACGGCATTCCTCGCGGAGTTCATTCTCGACGGCGAGATGCTGGCGCAGGCGCCGCCAGCGCTGCAGGAGCTGTGGAAGTGGCACGCTGCGGAGGAGCTGGAGCACAAGGCCTTGGCATTCGATCTGCTGCGGCACGTGAATGGATCGTATCCACTTCGAATCGCCGGTGGCGCCCTGGGCGCCGGGATCGTATTCGGTTTCCTCGGCATCGGAATGGCGCTCCTCTTCACGGAGGAGGGGATCTTGTTCGAGCGGCGGACCTTGCGCGAGACGCTCGAGCTGTTCTTCACGCGCGACAAGATCCTGACGCGATCGATTCCGGTGATGCTCGATTACCTGCGTCCTGGCTTCCACCCTTCCCAGAGGGACACGCGCGGGATGGCCGAGCGCATGTTCGCGCAGGTGGAGCTACAGGTCGCAGAGGACGTTCCCCGCGCGGCCTAG
- a CDS encoding pseudouridine synthase yields MTGPAAPLPVLVRTDRYVAVDKPSGLAVHRGDCRDRVTALDLVRDDMGCWVYPVHRIDRGTSGVVLFALDPESAASLQACFNASTVEKRYLALVRGCPPDEGVIDHPVPKSEGGPRVPAVTDFRRLAAVERCALVEARPRTGRFHQIRRHLKHIGHPLIGDANYGKGALNRAYRDDVGLARLALHASALSFPDPWTGERVRAVAEIPDDLAAPLVRLGFHLPNAM; encoded by the coding sequence ATGACCGGCCCCGCCGCACCGCTCCCCGTCCTCGTGCGGACCGACCGCTACGTCGCCGTCGACAAGCCCTCGGGCCTCGCGGTGCACCGTGGCGACTGCCGGGATCGCGTGACCGCGCTGGACCTCGTGCGGGACGACATGGGCTGCTGGGTCTACCCGGTCCACCGCATCGATCGCGGGACGAGCGGGGTGGTGCTCTTCGCGCTGGACCCGGAGAGCGCTGCCAGCCTCCAGGCCTGCTTCAACGCCTCGACCGTCGAGAAGCGCTACCTCGCCCTCGTGCGCGGCTGCCCTCCAGATGAGGGGGTCATCGATCATCCGGTGCCGAAATCCGAGGGGGGCCCTCGCGTGCCTGCCGTGACCGACTTTCGCAGACTCGCCGCGGTCGAGCGCTGCGCCCTCGTCGAGGCGCGCCCGCGCACCGGCCGATTTCACCAGATCCGGCGTCACCTCAAGCACATCGGTCACCCGCTGATCGGGGACGCCAACTACGGCAAGGGCGCCCTCAACCGGGCCTACCGCGACGACGTGGGGCTCGCGCGCCTCGCGCTCCACGCCAGCGCACTGTCATTCCCCGATCCGTGGACCGGAGAGCGTGTGCGCGCGGTCGCGGAGATCCCCGATGACCTTGCAGCGCCCCTCGTGCGGCTGGGGTTTCATCTCCCGAATGCGATGTAG
- a CDS encoding phospho-sugar mutase produces the protein MNHDPLLEPAERWLAHDPDPATRGELQRLVEAARAGDAAARTELNERFSGPLEFGTAGLRGLLGAGESRMNRAVARRTTAGLAAYLLDLLGNEARNRGVVVGYDARRLSRELAEDTAGVLAAAGIPAHLATAPCPTPITAFAVKHLGAAAGVMVTASHNPPAYNGYKVYWGNGAQIIPPHDTGIAAAIHAAPHADEIPCPDLDEARQRGLLHDLPANLERAYLDAIRALSARADGDRAIPIVYTPLHGVGDRLVHQALAEAGFTRVTSVPEQAQPDGAFPTVSFPNPEEKGALDLALALAQRENAALLIASDPDVDRLAAAVQRPDGTYQQLTGNQLGALLGHYLLTEGVKEGDRLVIATCVSSPLLGTIARALGVRYEETLTGFKWIANRAMDLERETGTRFVFGYEEALGYCPGTVVRDKDGISAALLLAELAAARRAEGLTLLDELDRLARTYGLFLSTQRSFTFPGTEGMAIIDAAMDRLRRKPPRVIADLDVTARIDIAQGTRVQQNGTTMKLSLPSSNVLIYELEDGSRVIARPSGTEPKIKFYLDVRELVAEGEPLAETEERARAKLEALGTAFCGLAGMG, from the coding sequence GTGAACCACGACCCCCTCCTCGAACCCGCCGAGCGCTGGCTCGCCCACGATCCCGATCCCGCCACCCGAGGCGAACTCCAGCGCCTCGTCGAGGCAGCCCGCGCAGGGGACGCGGCCGCACGCACCGAGCTGAACGAGCGCTTCTCCGGGCCTCTGGAGTTCGGCACCGCAGGCCTGCGGGGGCTCCTCGGCGCGGGCGAAAGCCGCATGAACCGCGCCGTCGCACGGAGGACGACGGCGGGCCTCGCAGCCTACCTGCTCGACCTGCTGGGCAACGAGGCGCGCAACCGTGGCGTCGTGGTCGGCTACGACGCCCGCCGCCTCAGCCGAGAGCTGGCCGAGGACACCGCGGGCGTGCTCGCCGCTGCTGGCATCCCGGCCCACCTCGCCACCGCGCCCTGCCCCACCCCGATCACCGCGTTCGCCGTGAAGCACCTCGGCGCCGCCGCTGGGGTCATGGTCACCGCCAGCCACAACCCGCCGGCCTACAACGGGTACAAGGTCTACTGGGGCAACGGCGCCCAGATCATCCCGCCCCACGACACCGGCATCGCCGCTGCGATCCACGCCGCGCCGCACGCCGACGAGATCCCCTGCCCCGATCTCGACGAGGCGCGCCAGCGGGGCCTCCTCCACGATCTTCCGGCGAACCTGGAGCGCGCGTACCTCGACGCCATCCGTGCCCTCTCCGCCCGCGCCGACGGCGACCGCGCGATCCCCATCGTGTACACCCCCCTCCACGGCGTCGGTGACCGCCTCGTCCACCAGGCCCTCGCCGAGGCCGGCTTCACCCGCGTCACCAGCGTCCCGGAGCAAGCCCAGCCCGACGGCGCCTTCCCCACCGTGTCCTTCCCGAACCCCGAAGAGAAGGGCGCGCTCGACCTCGCCCTCGCCCTCGCCCAGCGCGAGAACGCGGCCCTCCTCATCGCCAGCGATCCCGACGTCGATCGCCTCGCCGCCGCCGTCCAGCGCCCCGACGGCACCTACCAGCAGCTCACCGGCAACCAGCTCGGCGCCCTGCTCGGCCACTACCTCCTCACCGAAGGCGTGAAGGAAGGCGACCGCCTCGTCATCGCCACCTGCGTCTCCTCCCCCCTGCTCGGCACCATCGCCCGGGCCCTCGGCGTTCGCTACGAAGAGACGCTCACCGGCTTCAAGTGGATCGCCAACCGCGCCATGGACCTCGAGCGGGAGACGGGGACCCGCTTCGTCTTCGGCTACGAGGAGGCGCTCGGGTACTGCCCAGGCACCGTCGTGCGCGACAAGGACGGCATCAGCGCCGCCCTGCTCCTCGCCGAGCTGGCGGCTGCGCGGCGGGCCGAAGGGCTGACCCTCCTCGACGAACTCGATCGGCTCGCCCGCACCTACGGCCTGTTCCTGAGCACCCAGCGCAGCTTCACCTTCCCGGGCACCGAGGGCATGGCCATCATCGACGCGGCCATGGACCGGCTCCGACGCAAGCCACCGCGCGTCATCGCCGACCTCGACGTCACGGCGCGCATCGACATCGCGCAGGGCACGCGCGTCCAGCAGAACGGCACGACCATGAAGCTGTCGCTCCCGTCGAGCAACGTCCTGATCTACGAGCTCGAGGACGGAAGCCGCGTCATTGCGCGTCCGAGCGGGACAGAGCCGAAGATCAAGTTCTACCTCGACGTCCGCGAGCTCGTGGCCGAAGGCGAGCCCCTCGCCGAGACCGAGGAGCGCGCGCGGGCCAAGCTCGAAGCGCTCGGTACGGCGTTCTGCGGCCTCGCTGGAATGGGCTGA
- a CDS encoding GNAT family N-acetyltransferase, whose product METWIASRPPYRITTDPERIDLDVVHGFLHTSYWSPGLPRDVLVRAIANSVNFSLFHDDAQIGFARVVTDKATFAWLADVFVLEAHRARGLARWMVQTALDHPELTGLRRWILGTRDAHGVYAPLGFRPAMEDRYMEIRRQNPYGVVTT is encoded by the coding sequence ATGGAGACCTGGATCGCGAGCCGTCCCCCGTACCGCATCACCACCGATCCGGAGCGGATCGACCTCGACGTCGTCCACGGCTTCCTGCACACGTCGTACTGGTCGCCTGGCCTTCCGCGTGACGTGCTCGTCCGCGCGATCGCGAACTCGGTCAACTTCAGCCTCTTCCACGACGACGCGCAGATCGGCTTCGCCCGCGTGGTGACCGACAAGGCCACCTTCGCGTGGCTCGCCGACGTGTTCGTCCTCGAGGCGCACCGCGCCCGCGGGCTCGCACGCTGGATGGTGCAGACGGCGCTCGATCACCCGGAACTCACCGGCCTCCGTCGCTGGATCCTCGGCACCCGGGATGCCCACGGCGTCTACGCCCCGCTCGGCTTCCGCCCGGCGATGGAAGACCGGTACATGGAGATCCGACGCCAGAACCCCTACGGCGTCGTCACGACCTGA